The genomic DNA TTCAAAAGATAAATTATCTCAGGAAAAATTTAAAAAAAGAGCTATTAATCTGCAAAAAGAACTTAAAATCGAGACAGATAAAGATTTTTCTCAGGAAAATAGGTTTGTTTCTTTTAGCTTAAATAATGAAAAATATTGTATTAGTTTAAAATATGTCAGAGAATTTAGGAAATTCAAGCTTGTAAGTTTGATTCCGGTTCCTTGTGTTCCTGAATTTATTAAAGGAATAATCAATCTTCGGGGTGAATTTATAACAGTTGTTGATATAAGGAGCTTTTTGCAGATCTCAGACTCAAAAATAACAGATAAGACTAAAATAATTGTCATTAAATCATCTGACCTTCAGCTTGGATTAGTAGTAGATGATGTGTTTGATATAGTAAATTTACCTGTTGAAAAGTTAAGCCATAATACAACAAGCAAATTTGATAAAAATAAATACACTTCTATTGAGGTTATATTGGAAGATGGTGGCATAATGAGCGTTTTTGATCTCGAAAAGTTTCTTGAAGATGAGAAATTATACATAGAAGATGCTGTTTAATCTTAAGCTTTAATCCATTAAGGACAGCGTAAAAAATACATAAGTATTTTTGTAGCCTGCTTCTTATAACCAGCAAATAATCGAGCAGTAAAAAATGCGTAAGTATTTTTTATTGCGTCCTTAAATAGTTTTGAAAAAGAAAGCCCCTAATCATAGGAGCTTTCTTTCTATATTTCAGTATATTTATTCAACTGTAAAGTCTGGTGAACCAAATAAGCCTTCAATTTCTTCAAGAATAGCTGAAGGTTTTCTTGCATTACCTCTCGTACTGCGTTGTTGTCTTTCATTTTCTTTCAACTCTGCAGCGTGATTCAGATGGTAATAACCAGTACCTGCAGGAATTAACCTACCGATAATAACGTTTTCTTTTAAGCCTCTTAACTGGTCTTTTTTACCTTCAACAGCAGCTTCTGTTAATACTCTTGTAGTTTCTTGGAAGCTGGCAGCTGAGATAAAGCTGTCAGTGTTAAGACTTGCCTTAGTAATACCAAGTAGTACAGGATGGTAAGTAGCTGGATTCCCTCCAAGTTTTTCTACTTCTGAATTCTCAGCTTCAAGAGTATAGAGTTCTACTAATTCTCCTGGTAATAATTTGGTATCACCTGAGTCATCAACTTTAACTTTCTTGGTCATCTGACGTACGATAACTTCAATGTGTTTATCAGCAATTTCAACACCTTGAGATCTATATACTCTTTGTACTTCGTCAACAAGATATTGTTGAACTGCTTTTGGCCCACTGAGTCTGATGATATCATGTGGATTTAGAGGACCATCTGTTAAAGGTTGACCTTTTTTAATCTTTTCTTTATCTGAAACTATAATATTTGAATCTATCGGAACCTTAATTTCCTGACGGCCTGATTCACTTACTATAAAGAGTCTAGGAGTATCCTCATCGTATTCGATTTCAGCTTCTCCATCTTCTTCAGCAAGAATAGCACTTTCTTTTGGTTTTCTACCTTCAAGTAGTTCTTCAACCCTTGGAAGACCCTGAACGATGTCACCTGTTTTTTGACGTTCAAATACAAGAGTTGCAAGTAAATCACCACGTTGAACTAAACCGTTGCTGTCAACCTGTAATTGAGTACCAGCACTAATTAAGTATGGTCTTCCACCACGGATTGTTACTGTTTTACCTTTAATACCGGTTATTTGACCAGATAGCTTTGAAATTTCTCCACTTTCTGAGATTATTTGGTCAACTTTTACCAAATCACCAACATTTATTATAGGGTTGGTTTTTAGTTCAATCTTTGTTTCAAGCTCAGATGATATAAGTAATAATCTTCTGATTTCAGCTTCAGTATTTTCGTTAAGACTTACTTTAGCATTATTTCTGGCTAGTACTTGAGTTTTGGAAACAGGAACTTTAGGCTCGATGATTTGACCATCTTCAACTAAAAGTTCTGTTTGTAGAGAAGAAACACCTCTTGTTACGTCCTCAATTTCTCTTCTTATGATTAAGTTTTCAAGTACTACTATTTTAACGTTTTGATCTTCTTCAGCTGCTTCTTTAGGTTCAAGCTCAACTAATCCTTTAAGATGGCTTAAATAACCTTGCATTTGAAGAACTAAACTGGTTCTAGTTAAGTTAGCACCTTCTAATTGTCTTATTCTGCTTCCATCACGATATTGTAATTGAGTAACAGAAGCCATATCAATGAGATCTTCTTCTGTGGAAGAGAATTTTATTGATACTTCTTTAGGCTTAATATCAAATTCTTGAACAGGTCTTAATAAGATATCTACTTTTTCTTCTTTTGGTTCTGCTTCTTCTTGGAACTCTTCGTCAATATCTTCGATTTCAAAATCATTAAGACCAAATTGAGCTGAAGACATTATAGTTACCATAGATTTTTCTTTTGCGGCTATTCCTGGCGCTATTTCAGTACCAGCTTCTACAATATCTCCATCTTCTACTTTTAATGTACTTACATTTTCTACTTTATGTAGTTCTCCAGGCCTAATTATAACTTCGTGAATGATATCATTATATTCTTTAATTTCAACAACACCATCGATACGAGCTCTTACATCTTTAACAATCTCAGTATCTACAGTCACATAGGTACCGGATTCCACCATTTTTAAAGTAGAATCTTTACTTACTTGATGAATTTCTTCAGGAATGAAGATAACTTTTCCTGGTTTAGTGATTATATGATGTTCATCAACTTCAATTCCTGCATAGCGAATTTCACCGCTTGAATTTACGGTATATTCATCGTCAATAAGTTCAGCGATTGTCATGCCATTCTCAACCACGGTATCAACAGGTGATTTTATAATATATGTTTCACCTGTTTTTTCAACTTTCCATAATTGTTCTTTCTTAGTTTTTTCAAGAACAGCGTTTGCAGGAGTGATAGAAGCTATTACTATTGTAATTTCTTTACCATTAACAACTTTTTTAATTTTTCTTCCATCAGTCGTTACTTCTTCAATTTCAAGTTCGCCGCCAAGTTTAACTTCACCACCATGTTCACTTACGGTAGTAGTTTCAGCAAGAATATCGCCTTTTTTGACATCTAGTTGATCTTTGACTAAAATTTTCGAACCGCCGGGAAGATTATAAACATCTCCTGATAATACCCAAATTTTACCGCTTCTATTGGCTGTTCTACTGGTATTACCCTGTCTGTCACGTTTTTCGTCAACATTGAATCCGTCGAAAATGATTTGACCACTTAAATCAGCAGTAATATCTTTGGTCGCTCTCTCTGTTAAACGGCCTTCACCACGAGCTGCACCAGGTTCAAATTCTCCGATAACTTGACCTTTTTCGATTTCCTTGCCGGTACTGTAAAATACAGTGGAACCCTGAGGAATATTAAACGAATGAACTTTTCCGTTTTTATCTTCTATTTCCATTTTGCTATCTTTAGTACTTACCTCTACTAGATCACCGTGACGGGTTCTTAGCTCACGAGTAGGTATTTTGGAGATAATTTTACCGCTAACATTAGATTTTATTTCTTGAAGAGTTGAAGTACCTCTAAATACGCCTCCAGTGTGGAATGTTCTCATGGTAAGCTGTGTACCGGGTTCACCAATACTCTGTGCAGCAATAATTCCTATAGCTTCACCTATATCTACAGCTTTATTGCTGGTTAGCGCCCAACCATAACATTTCTGGCAAATACCATATTCAAGTTCACAGGTTAATGCAGAGCGAACTTTTACTTCTTTAATACCAGCTTTAACAACTTTTTCCACTTCTATTCTATTTAGTAGAGTATTAGCAGGTACTATAACATTTCCTTCATTATCAACAATATCAGTTGCATTGGTTCTTCCTAATAAACGATCAGCAAGAGAAACAATTACTTTATCTCCATGAGATATTGTGGCCATATTAATACCAATTGATGTTTCACAGTCTTCTACTCTGATAATGACGTCTTGTGCAACGTCAACCAGTCTTCTTGTAAGATATCCAGAGTCAGCTGTTTTAAGAGCTGTATCTACGAGACCTTTTCTTGCGCCGTAACTAGAAATAATATATTCTGTTACACTTAAGCCTTCTTTAAAGTTTGCTTTAATAGGTAAGTCAATGATCTGTCCTTGCGCATCAGCCATCAATCCACGCATACCCACAAGCTGACTAACCTGACTTATGTTACCTCTAGCTCCAGAGAATGCCATCATATAAACTGGATTTAATCTGTCAAAATTATCCACAACTTCTTTAGTTAATTTTTCTGTTGTTTCACTCCAGGTATCGATAACTTTTGTGTAACGTTCTACTTCTGTTATTTCACCTTTTAAGTAACGATTTGTTGCTCTATCAATTTCATCTTCAGCTTTTCTAAGAAGATCTTTTTTGGCTTTTGGTACATCAAGATCTTCAATAGAAATAGTTGTACCTGCCTTTGTTGCGTATTTAAAACCAAGATCTTTAAGAACATTAGCTAAAAATGATGTTTTAGCTGTACCAAATTCTAAATATACTTGTGATAAAAGCTTATTTAACGCTTTCTTATCCATTATTTTATTTATGTATTCAATAGATTTTTTTGTATTTTTAGGTAGTAGAGTACTCATAATCTAAATTTACCTCACTTACTTATAGACGACTTATGCGCTTAATATAGCGGCTGAAACTGCCTGGTTAAACATGATTCTTCCAGGTGTTGTTTCTATTCTTTCACCTTTTTCATCTCTGACACAAATTTTTGAGTGTAAACTGACTACACCAGCCTCATAAGCTGCGATTGCGTCGTCGAAATTAACAAAATATCTTTCTACTTTACTATTTTCATGTGGACTAATAGTAAGGTAATATATGCCAAGTACCATATCCTGGGAAGGTGTTATTACAGGTTTTCCTGTAGCTGGAAGAAGAATATTATTTGTAGCTAACATTAACATTCTTGCTTCAGTTTGTGACTCAATTGAAAGAGGAACGTGAACAGCCATTTGGTCACCATCGAAGTCCGCGTTAAAAGCAGAACATACAAGAGGGTGTAATTGAATAGCACGACCTTCAACAAGTACTGGCTCGAATGCTTGAATACCAAGTCTGTGTAGGGTTGGTGCGCGGTTTAGCATTACCGGATGTCCGTCAATAACCTCTTCAAGTACGTCCCAAACTACGTTTTCGGCTCTCTCAATTTTCTTTTTAGCTGACTTAATGTTTTGTACAATACTTCTTTCAATGAGTTTATTAACAACAAATGGTTTGAATAGTTCAAGTGCCATTTCTTTTGGTAAGCCGCACTGATTTAATTTAAGGCGAGGACCGACTACAATAACGCTTCTTCCTGAATAGTCAACCCTTTTGCCGAGGAGGTTCTGTCTAAATCTACCCTGTTTACCTTCTATGATATTGCTGAGAGATTTTAACGGTCTATTATTTGGACCAATTACAGTTCTTCCTCTTCTACCATTATCAATTAATGCGTCTACAGCTTCTTGGAGCATTCTTTTTTCGTTTCTAACGATAATTTCTGGTGCTCCCATTTCGAGAAGTCTTTGTAAGCGGTTATTTCTATTAATAACTCTTCTATATAAATCATTAAGATCGCTGGTCGCGAATCTACCACCATCTAATTGAACCATAGGTCTTAAGTCAGGAGGAGTAACGGGCAATACATCCATTACCATACTGCTTGGATTGGTATTACTTGATGCTAGTGATTCAAACAAACGAAGTCTTTTAATTAATTTAGCTCTTTTTTGAATTGAGCTTCCAACGGAGGCTAATTCATCTTTAATTCCTTCAGTTAATGTTGCTAAATCTATTTCTGAAAGAAGTTGTTTAATTGCTTCCGCACCAATTCCGACTTCTAGTTTAGTGTTTTCGTTTTCTAATGCATAATTTTCGTATTCTTCTTCTGAAAGAAGCTGTGTTTTCTTAAATTCTGATTCTCCTGGATTTAGAACAATATAGCTATTAAAATAAATAACCTGTTCTAAATCTTTTAATGACATATCGAGTAATAGTCCTAAGTAACTAGGAATACCTTTTAGGAACCATATATGTGTTACAGGAGCAGCAAGTTTAATATGTCCCATTCTATGGCGTCTAACTTTACTATCAGTAACTTCTACGCCGCATCTTTCACATATAATGCCTTTATGTCTTACTCTTTTATATTTACCGCAGTAACATTCCCAGTCTTTTGACGGACCAAAAATTCTTTCACAGAATAATCCATCTCTTTCTGGTTTTAAAGTACGATAATTAATGGTTTCTGGCTTAGTTATTTCTCCGAAGGACCACTTTAATATACGTTCTGGAGAAGCAATACCAATCCTTATATAATCAAAATAATCTATACTTGTAGACAAGGCTATTCTCCCTCTTTATTTATATAAAACTACGTTATTATTGAGTTGAATTGATTATGAAGCTTGCTTAATCTGTAAAAGCTCCAGGTGTCTGGAAGAAATTGATATTTAAAAGTTCAGAATCAAGATCACTTAAGGTGCGTTTTGGAGCTGATTTTCTAATATCGTCAGTGTCGCTCATTAAATCGACTTCTAATCCACCACGTTTAGCCACAGTGATATCTAAGCCAATACTTTGTAATTCACGTACAAGTACCTTAAATGATTCTGGAATTCCAGGTCTTTGTAGATTCTCACCTTTTACAATTGCTTCATAAGCTCTGCTACGGCCATTAACATCATCAGACTTAATGGTAAGCATTTCTTGGAGAGTATATGCTGCACCATATGCTTCTAATGCCCATACTTCCATCTCTCCAAAACGTTGACCACCAAATTGAGCTTTACCACCGAGAGGTTGTTGTGTAACAAGACTGTATGGTCCGGTACTTCTTGCGTGAATTTTGTCATCTACAAGGTGAACCAGCTTCATTAAGTAGATCATACCAACTGAAACTGGTTGATCAAAAGATTCACCTGTTCTGCCATCGTATAAAGTAACTTTTCCATCTTCCTGTACCCAATTTAGATTTGTTTTTTCGATACCTTCAATAATTTCTTTTGTAGTTGCTACTCCTGAAGCTTCTTCACCAAACATTTCATCAAAAGGCGGTACTTCATAGTATTTTCCCGTTAAGAATGCTGCTAAGCCTAAAAGCGTTTCATATGTTTGTCCTACATTCATACGGCTCGGTACACCAAGAGGATTCAATACTAAATCAACTGCAGTGCCGTCTGGTAAAAATGGCATATCTTCTTTAGGTAATATTTTTGAAATTATACCTTTATTACCGTGTCTTCCAGCCATTTTATCGCCAACACTAATTTTACGTTTTTGAGCTATATAAACTCTGATAACTGTGTTAGCTCCTGGAGGTAATTCATCGCCTTTTTCACGGTCAAAGACTTTTACGTCAACGACTCTACCGCCTTCTCCGTGAGGAACTCTCAAGCTGTTATCTCTAACATCTCTTGCTTTTTCAGCAAAAATTGCTCTCAAGAGTTTTTCTTCAGGAGGGTGTTCTGATTCACCTTTTGGAGTTACTTTACCTACAAGAATATCATCAGCATAGACTCTAGCACCAATCCTGACAATACCTCTTTCATCAAGGTGTCTTAAGCTATCTTCACTAACATTAGGAACTTCTCTTGTAATTTCTTCAGGTCCTAATTTAGTAGTTCTAGCATCTATTTCCAATTTTTCTATATGAATACTTGTAAACACATCATCGTGTACTAATCTATCACTAATTAAGATAGCATCTTCGAAGTTATAACCTTCCCAAGGCATAAATGCTACAAGTACATTTCTACCTAATGCTAATTCTCCAAATTCAGTTGCTGCACCGTCAGCTATAACATCGCCTTTTTGAACTTTTTGTCCGGCTTTTGCAACTGGTTTTTGATTTAAGCATGTATCTTGGTTGCTGCGAACATATTTCATAAGAGTATACTTATGAATACGTCCAGCTGTATCTTTTATTTGAATTTCATCGCCGGTTACACGCTCAATAACACCATCTTGTTGCGCAACTATTACCATTCCTGAATCTGTTGCAGCTCTTTTTTCAATGCCTGTACCAACCATTGGTCGTTGAGCTCTTAAAAGAGGCACTGCTTGACGTTGCATGTTAGAACCCATCAGTGCTCTGTTAGCATCGTCGTGCTCAAGGAACGGAATTAGCGCTGTACCAACTGAAATAATCTGAATAGGTGAAACGCCAACGTAGTCAACTTTGCTGGATTCACCCATTGTAAATTCACTACGATAACGAATTGGCACTAATTCAGTTGATATTGATCTATCTGGGTTTAATGTAATATCACCAGGCGCTACACGGAAGTTATCTTCCTCGTCAGCGCTTAGATAATGAACTTCTTCTGTTACTTTGTTGTCTCTTACCGAAAGGTAAGGTGTTTCAATGAAGCCATATTCATTTACTCTTGCAAATGTACTAAGACTTCCGATCAAACCTGCATTAGGTCCTTCAGGTGTTTCTACAGGGCATATTCTTCCATAATGACTAGGATGAATATCCCTTACTGCAAAGCCGGCTCTTTCCCTAGCTAAACCACCAGGTCCTAAAGCTGATAATCTTCTTTTATGTGTTAATTCAGCAAGAGGA from Candidatus Melainabacteria bacterium RIFOXYA2_FULL_32_9 includes the following:
- a CDS encoding DNA-directed RNA polymerase subunit beta'', whose amino-acid sequence is MSTLLPKNTKKSIEYINKIMDKKALNKLLSQVYLEFGTAKTSFLANVLKDLGFKYATKAGTTISIEDLDVPKAKKDLLRKAEDEIDRATNRYLKGEITEVERYTKVIDTWSETTEKLTKEVVDNFDRLNPVYMMAFSGARGNISQVSQLVGMRGLMADAQGQIIDLPIKANFKEGLSVTEYIISSYGARKGLVDTALKTADSGYLTRRLVDVAQDVIIRVEDCETSIGINMATISHGDKVIVSLADRLLGRTNATDIVDNEGNVIVPANTLLNRIEVEKVVKAGIKEVKVRSALTCELEYGICQKCYGWALTSNKAVDIGEAIGIIAAQSIGEPGTQLTMRTFHTGGVFRGTSTLQEIKSNVSGKIISKIPTRELRTRHGDLVEVSTKDSKMEIEDKNGKVHSFNIPQGSTVFYSTGKEIEKGQVIGEFEPGAARGEGRLTERATKDITADLSGQIIFDGFNVDEKRDRQGNTSRTANRSGKIWVLSGDVYNLPGGSKILVKDQLDVKKGDILAETTTVSEHGGEVKLGGELEIEEVTTDGRKIKKVVNGKEITIVIASITPANAVLEKTKKEQLWKVEKTGETYIIKSPVDTVVENGMTIAELIDDEYTVNSSGEIRYAGIEVDEHHIITKPGKVIFIPEEIHQVSKDSTLKMVESGTYVTVDTEIVKDVRARIDGVVEIKEYNDIIHEVIIRPGELHKVENVSTLKVEDGDIVEAGTEIAPGIAAKEKSMVTIMSSAQFGLNDFEIEDIDEEFQEEAEPKEEKVDILLRPVQEFDIKPKEVSIKFSSTEEDLIDMASVTQLQYRDGSRIRQLEGANLTRTSLVLQMQGYLSHLKGLVELEPKEAAEEDQNVKIVVLENLIIRREIEDVTRGVSSLQTELLVEDGQIIEPKVPVSKTQVLARNNAKVSLNENTEAEIRRLLLISSELETKIELKTNPIINVGDLVKVDQIISESGEISKLSGQITGIKGKTVTIRGGRPYLISAGTQLQVDSNGLVQRGDLLATLVFERQKTGDIVQGLPRVEELLEGRKPKESAILAEEDGEAEIEYDEDTPRLFIVSESGRQEIKVPIDSNIIVSDKEKIKKGQPLTDGPLNPHDIIRLSGPKAVQQYLVDEVQRVYRSQGVEIADKHIEVIVRQMTKKVKVDDSGDTKLLPGELVELYTLEAENSEVEKLGGNPATYHPVLLGITKASLNTDSFISAASFQETTRVLTEAAVEGKKDQLRGLKENVIIGRLIPAGTGYYHLNHAAELKENERQQRSTRGNARKPSAILEEIEGLFGSPDFTVE
- a CDS encoding DNA-directed RNA polymerase subunit beta', with protein sequence MSTSIDYFDYIRIGIASPERILKWSFGEITKPETINYRTLKPERDGLFCERIFGPSKDWECYCGKYKRVRHKGIICERCGVEVTDSKVRRHRMGHIKLAAPVTHIWFLKGIPSYLGLLLDMSLKDLEQVIYFNSYIVLNPGESEFKKTQLLSEEEYENYALENENTKLEVGIGAEAIKQLLSEIDLATLTEGIKDELASVGSSIQKRAKLIKRLRLFESLASSNTNPSSMVMDVLPVTPPDLRPMVQLDGGRFATSDLNDLYRRVINRNNRLQRLLEMGAPEIIVRNEKRMLQEAVDALIDNGRRGRTVIGPNNRPLKSLSNIIEGKQGRFRQNLLGKRVDYSGRSVIVVGPRLKLNQCGLPKEMALELFKPFVVNKLIERSIVQNIKSAKKKIERAENVVWDVLEEVIDGHPVMLNRAPTLHRLGIQAFEPVLVEGRAIQLHPLVCSAFNADFDGDQMAVHVPLSIESQTEARMLMLATNNILLPATGKPVITPSQDMVLGIYYLTISPHENSKVERYFVNFDDAIAAYEAGVVSLHSKICVRDEKGERIETTPGRIMFNQAVSAAILSA
- a CDS encoding DNA-directed RNA polymerase subunit beta produces the protein MAELPDLTEIQKNSFEWFLKEGLKEELLSFSPIKDYTGRLELHFLPNYTFDNPKYTVEEARIHDASYTKQLRVMMKLVNRDTGEIKEQEVYVGDIPMMTEKGTFIINGAERVIVSQIVRSPGIYYKRDIAPTGKRLYNATLIPNRGAWLKIETDINDIVYVKIDKNRKILATTLLKALGISVSEMETIFRHSEFLRKTLDKDTTKNTDEALIEVYKKLRPGDPASASGGRSIIESRFFDEKRYDLGKVGRYKLNKKLGLNLPETQRTLTVQDIVASIEYLINLTFDEGNVDDIDHLGNRRIRSVGELLQNQFRIGLTRLERIVKERMTLQDTETLTPTSLLNTKPLVAAIKEFFGSSQLSQFMDQTNPLAELTHKRRLSALGPGGLARERAGFAVRDIHPSHYGRICPVETPEGPNAGLIGSLSTFARVNEYGFIETPYLSVRDNKVTEEVHYLSADEEDNFRVAPGDITLNPDRSISTELVPIRYRSEFTMGESSKVDYVGVSPIQIISVGTALIPFLEHDDANRALMGSNMQRQAVPLLRAQRPMVGTGIEKRAATDSGMVIVAQQDGVIERVTGDEIQIKDTAGRIHKYTLMKYVRSNQDTCLNQKPVAKAGQKVQKGDVIADGAATEFGELALGRNVLVAFMPWEGYNFEDAILISDRLVHDDVFTSIHIEKLEIDARTTKLGPEEITREVPNVSEDSLRHLDERGIVRIGARVYADDILVGKVTPKGESEHPPEEKLLRAIFAEKARDVRDNSLRVPHGEGGRVVDVKVFDREKGDELPPGANTVIRVYIAQKRKISVGDKMAGRHGNKGIISKILPKEDMPFLPDGTAVDLVLNPLGVPSRMNVGQTYETLLGLAAFLTGKYYEVPPFDEMFGEEASGVATTKEIIEGIEKTNLNWVQEDGKVTLYDGRTGESFDQPVSVGMIYLMKLVHLVDDKIHARSTGPYSLVTQQPLGGKAQFGGQRFGEMEVWALEAYGAAYTLQEMLTIKSDDVNGRSRAYEAIVKGENLQRPGIPESFKVLVRELQSIGLDITVAKRGGLEVDLMSDTDDIRKSAPKRTLSDLDSELLNINFFQTPGAFTD